Proteins encoded together in one Papio anubis isolate 15944 chromosome 3, Panubis1.0, whole genome shotgun sequence window:
- the ATOH1 gene encoding protein atonal homolog 1, translated as MSRLLHAEEWAQVKELGDHHRQPQPHHLPQPPPPPQPPATLQAREHPVYPPELSLLDSTDPRAWLAPTLQGICTARAAQYLLHSPELGASEAAAPRDEADGRGELVRRSSGGASSSKSPGPVKVREQLCKLKGGVVVDDLGCSRQRAPSSKQVNGVQKQRRLAANARERRRMHGLNHAFDQLRNVIPSFNNDKKLSKYETLQMAQIYINALSELLQTPSGGEQPPPPPVSCKSDHHHLRTAASYEGGAGNATAAGAQQASGGSQRPTPPGNCRTRFSAPASAGGYSVQLDALHFSTFEDSALTAMMAQKNLSPSLPGSILQPVQEENSKTSPRSHRSDGEFSPHSHYSDSDEAS; from the coding sequence ATGTCCCGCCTGCTGCACGCAGAAGAGTGGGCTCAAGTGAAGGAGTTGGGAGACCACCATCGCCAGCCCCAGCCGCATCATCTCCCGcaaccgccgccgccgccacagcCACCTGCAACTTTGCAGGCGAGAGAGCATCCCGTCTACCCGCCTGAGCTGTCCCTCCTGGACAGCACCGACCCACGCGCCTGGCTGGCTCCCACTTTGCAGGGCATCTGCACGGCACGCGCCGCCCAGTATTTGCTACATTCCCCGGAGCTGGGTGCCTCGGAGGCCGCGGCGCCCCGGGACGAGGCGGACGGCCGGGGGGAGCTGGTAAGGAGGAGCAGCGGCGGTGCCAGCAGCAGCAAGAGCCCCGGGCCGGTGAAAGTGCGGGAACAGCTGTGCAAGCTGAAAGGCGGGGTGGTGGTAGACGACCTGGGCTGCAGCCGCCAACGGGCCCCTTCCAGCAAACAGGTGAATGGGGTGCAGAAGCAGAGACGGCTAGCAGCCAACGCCAGGGAGCGGCGCAGGATGCATGGGCTGAACCACGCCTTCGACCAGCTCCGCAATGTTATCCCGTCGTTCAACAACGACAAGAAGCTGTCCAAATATGAGACCCTGCAGATGGCCCAGATCTACATCAATGCCTTGTCCGAGCTGCTACAAACGCCCAGCGGAGGGGAACAGCCACCGCCGCCTCCAGTCTCCTGCAAAAGCGACCACCACCACCTTCGCACCGCCGCCTCCTATGAAGGGGGCGCGGGCAACGCGACCGCAGCTGGGGCTCAGCAGGCTTCCGGAGGGAGTCAGCGGCCGACCCCGCCCGGGAATTGTCGAACTCGCTTCTCAGCCCCGGCCTCTGCGGGAGGGTACTCGGTGCAGCTGGACGCTCTGCACTTCTCGACTTTCGAGGACAGCGCCCTGACAGCGATGATGGCGCAAAAGAATTTGTCTCCTTCGCTCCCCGGGAGCATCTTGCAGCCAGTGcaggaagaaaacagcaaaacTTCCCCTAGGTCCCACAGAAGCGACGGGGAATTTTCCCCCCATTCCCATTACAGTGACTCGGATGAGGCAAGTTAG